GGATTGCGGTAGCCAAAACATACTTCAATAAAGAGGAGCAAAATTAACGTCAGCATGTGATGTACCTTTAGTGAACCAACGCTGGCAGTTTCTGGGACCTCAATAAAAAGCTCTGGAACCTTGAAAGACTTGATTCTAAGCTTCACTGAGTAAATGAAAAGAAATCTTTTTGTAAGAATGTCCTCGATTGTCATACACCAATCAAGTCAAAAGAGTACATATGAATTACTCCATCAAAAGCTCTCATACCATGAGATCCCCGGGCTTGAGAGGGTGTATCTGCAACACAAGCTGATGTCCCTGAAGCTGCATGGGGAGTGAGAATAGGTAAGTAAAACCAAATGCAGAAGTGAAGTCTTATTATTACTGGttaccaaaatatatatatatatatatatataaaagaggaGGGATGGAAATAAACCTCCATGCATTCTTGTATCCGAACCAGAAGCATCACAACTAAATTCTATCCCAGATGAACTATGTATGTCTCTACTCCCGCCATCAGGATTTGTTACCCAGCTACGGTGATAAAGTTTCCTCTTTTTCAGAGGATAATCCCTTTGAGACCTTTGGCGTCTGTAACAATTCTTTCTATAATGATAGGAGGGTTTTGTTTCTGAATCTGGAGATaagattataatattaaataagataaatggAAGTAGAAATCATGACAATTAAATTGACGGGCCACAACACACTGAACAAGCAACCACTCACCAGCATTGAAACATTCCTTGCCCTTCAATTTGTGATTTACCTTCCAATATTTGGATGCCAATAATTTCCTTATTCTTCGGTTACCACTACGAGGCGGTGACCAGAAGGCCTTTGTGGTTGTGATAGGTTGGATGTATCCAGAAGAGTTTTCGTCATCATCTCTAAAATCTAACTTTACATCATCCCGACAGGCGGGGAAAGAACCAATATGAATGCGATCAGTGCTCAAAGGAAACTTCAAACTACTGTCTACACTAACCCGAGCAGTAGCTTTCCTGTCCTGAACTTCCATATTGTCCAAGCTACAAATGTCAGGCCCAATACTAATTAATGTGTTTCTGGTCTTTAAAACCtccctttttatttgttttttactGTCATCTTCTAACGTACAATCACAGTGCTCAACATACCCAGAAGAAGCCACCTCCACTCTATTACCAAAGCTTCCAAGTtgaatctttctttttttagcaTCGACCAACTTTTCTGCAGAAATAACCTTCTCTGAGCAATCAGAAGTTATTGCAGATGCAAGTCCTGAACAATCATCATTACGAGCATGTGAAGATTCCTCTGAACTATGATTTTGAACAGAAATCTGAGAGACAagcttagaaacaaaaaaaccaCTATCACATCTTCCTTGGTTACAAGTTGCTGCTTTTGAAGGGTCATCTTCATCCAGCTGCTCCTTCTTAACAGGATCTTTGACAATTGTCAGCAGTTCTTTTCCAGTTAATGTCTTCCTAGAACCAGGAGAACGGTCCCTCTCCAGCATACCAGCTGCAGTAATCAATAACTCAATTGGGCACATTTGATTGTCATCGAATTTCGTCCTAAATGAACCTCTCCTCTAAAATGAGGAACTAAAGTTAGATACTAAAAGGTAAAAAACAAgaccaagaaaggaaaggaataaAATGATTACATGGTTAATAGCTTGGCAGGTAAAATCAAGGATATTTACCCTGGCTGATCTTGTAGCTTTTGGTACGGGAGGCACCTGATAGCCAATAAACCCATAGCTTAACCTCTTCAACACCATATCTCAGTGATAAACAAGAAATTCAACAAATGCAAAAAACCAGCATTTCTTAAATATCTTTTGTCATCCAAAAGAAGTTGAGACAAATGAACGTCTGCCAACTACCTAACAAGCTTAGGCActgcaagaaagaaaagattACATCAGTGCACAGACATTATCAATGCCAATAATGTTCAAGAAAGGAGATAAAAGAAATAAGTATGAGTCACAATAGTGATAAAAGACATCATAGCATGGCAAATTAAGATAGTAGCCAATGCAAAATAGCAGAACATAGATTTAAGACTCTTGGAATGTCTTTATGGAGTTCAGAATAGCACTTTTACTCTATTTAACTTATCGGTTGAGAAGACCAATACTTCTtcaaaacaactaaaaaatGTTCAAGCAAATAAATGAAACTAACTACATAAAAGAAAGACAGGAGGCAAGAAGGTTCACTACAAGACTGAAGTGCAAAGCATAAGAGATCTACAGCGATCAAGGAAGgaatcacataatttaaatggAAATTTTCTGCAGGTTACTCAAAAGTCATTAAGATCACTAGAAAAACAGCACATTACCACACTCGAAAAGCCCACTTTTCAGTACACAAACAGATCAAAATTTAAGGCAATGAAGGCCGCTACAGTCTTTTGACTGCAGGACTGTGCAAAGATAATACTTCAGTCTGAATATATACAAAGATTCAAAACCATTTGTCAAcaatagtataaatatatagttAAAGAGAATAATATGTGTCAAATTATATTGCCAGTCCTAACATAAACAgtcaaagaggaaaaaaaaaaaaaagatgtaaacaacaataaatacatataattcCAAACTAATGAAAACCTTTGAGTTTTCTAAAAGCCGCTCCAACAATAAATCACGCAACTGTCATTCCAACTGCAAACCATAAAAAGTTCTACACAATGAAAAGCTTGCAGTTTTATGACATACGCTCTAACAATAAACCATTGTAACGGCCACCCCAACTGCAaactatcaaaatttttattcaatgaaaGCCTTGAAGTTCCCTAACGGCCAGCCAAACAATAAATCATTGTAACAGCCACTCCAACTACAACCGATCAAAAATTCTATGCAACAAAACTTTAGAGTTTTCTAAGAGCTGCTCTAACAATAAATCGTTGTAACGGCCACTCCAGTCTCAAACcatcaaaaaattaatctccttctttttctctctgaACAATAGAGACAGCGCAGAATGAAGTACAAGAAAATTTATGAATACTTTTACCATTAAAATGGCAACATGCAGTGATACAGTTCATAGTGTTACAACCTGTATTAGCCATTCCAACTATCAAACATCATAAGCGTCATTTCTTCTGTTTAACATCATAAGGAACAGTTTTCAAACATCATATAATTGTAGAAAAGGGTCCGCTTTTAAATCATCAAATTCTCCGATTCAAATAGAAAAGTACAAGGAAACAGTTCAATCAGATGGGCTGAACTAAACAAAGAGGATTGGGATCGGGGCCATATGTAAATCCATCTAGATGCACAATGAAAGCATGCAATTCAGGATGGAGTATCTATATTTTTCAGGATGGAACACGTCAACGTGATTCTCAGCGATCAATGGCCCTTCGCCGCTGGACTGAGCTATAACAAATGACCGAACAAATCTGATTCTGCTCGTCAAGGGAAATATTTACACCTAGTgaattctggaaattaattctCTAAAATCCTAAATACCGTCCCAAAATCTAGAAAAgaggaagggaaaaaaaataagaggcTGTTTTTGGggtaaaggaaaagaagaagagaacagAACCTATTCAAAACGCTCGCAGTACTATTAGCCCAAAAAAAACCCTCGCAAAACCCTGAAATAAAGTTGGGGGGGAGGGAGATAGAATCAGAAACAGCATGGATTATACGCTGATCTTCATCTACACCGTGTATAGAGATGATCCAAAAGCCAGAAGCAGATCAACCCAGAAAGATCGAGATAATTCACACGATATGGGCGGGTAGAAGAAATAATGGATCTCAGCCATTTCTGTTAAATTCAGGAAAAGGAACACTTTTGGATGCGATCTTTCGAAATTCACGAACCAAAGCTGAGATCGAACACACCGGAAACGGAATTCTAGACGGAAAATGCAAATCGCAGGCAGAAACGACCAATTTCAGATGAGAGAAAAAAATcgaacaactaaaaataaaacagaCAAGTCTCTTGAAGATCGAACCGacaaggaaaagagagagaaaaccaACAAATCTCCGCCTGGAATGCGAATTAATCGGGGCACATATCAGATTCCAAGTTCTCTCTCCTGCCCCATCAATTCCTCGGTGGGCACTGTTGGAGGCAGAAAAGTTTGCAAATTCATCAAATTGCGAGACTGAAACGAAGAAACTCAATAATCTCACCTCCGGTCCTTTAAAAATTTCACCAAAACGTTCGTCCAGAGACCAAGAACTTCGAACTTTCAGGCAAAACAGCAGATGATCAGAGAATTGGAAGAACGGATCTCGGAAGAAACATAACTTGCAAGGATCAGAATCCACACCGCACCGTCTCTTATCCAGAATTCGGTTCAACTCATTGttttctctctctgtgtgtgtgtgtgtgtctgtctGTCTCTCACTTCACCACCGGGAAACAATTACAAAAGGCAGTTTGGACGGGCTCTCTCCCCTCCCAATCCCTCTCGGATGGCCAAAAACCCTCTGAAACCCACCCACCCAAGCCATTGGCTTAAACCCCAGCTCTCCCATTGACCCGTGTCACCGGATCTGCCGGTAAAAGCCGGTAAAACCCCACATTGTTCCCGGCTACTGCATGTTGCCCCAAGCCAATTAATGACCGGTTCCTCGCCACAAGCTTCCCCCCACACTCGCCCCCGATCGCTCCACGTGTCGCTGCGTGGAGGAATCTGCGGCCACCGTTGTTTTGCGGTTTGCaccattttagaaaaatgtcgGGTCACCATGAGACCCAATTTCGTATGGCTTGGCTTcgctctcctcctcctcctcctataaATCCCTTTTTTTtcgattttattttcttcctttctttcttttcggATTCACGCGCTTTGGCTTCGAGATGCCCCATACGGTGTCGTATTGGGAGGTCTTGGGTCTTAGGATgtatcataataataaaataataatgcatGAAGGTTCAGCGCAAATGTAACATCTAATTTCCACCAAAATTGCGAAAGCTTTGAGCTCCACTCTTTGCCTACCACTACCACCTCCCTAACTCAAAAACCTTACTTAACCACACCTCATTTATTTacgttatatttttatttccctccctctaattttaattttgtgccTTAATTTCTCTAAACTTCAATACCTAACAGTAACAGctattatattttgaattttcatttattttaaaattactacaCCAAATAAACACACGTAGATTCCCCATTCAAATAGCTTggattttataataatttattttccaaatatttcttattgataaacaaaaatattaagagCCAACCGAATATGCCGTCATGCAGGAAAGAAAGGAAGCTTGCTCCAGCGGTTTCCAGTCGCGTGCCTTCGGATCTATAATCGATTTACTTTATGCATGTTTTGACGTCACCCAATCCAACGACCGAGATCCTTCCCGATCCGAGAACTCCTCTCCCGGGGCCTTTTAGTCTTTTAACCATGCTTGAAGGGAAGTTGCGCCACGCGCTCCTCCTTAATCCCCTTATTacatttccagaaattaaaatagaacAATGAAAGAGGAAAATATGTGGTGGAAGGTTCAAATCTGTAGCCACGCAGGATAAAGCGCATAATCCGACGTGGAAAAGGTAAGCCCTCTAACTGGGAGCTTTTTCTCTCcatattatctcaattaaattaatttttaaataatattaagattcaCGAGTCACCAGTTATATAACCTTTTTCATTTgaggaaattaaataaattatctgttattatttttaatatttaatatctcTTTcgataaatatataatacataattaaaaattcttaatattattctttctgttttttttatatatttgaaggAGGTTATAATGACTAGATGCTCGACATGATGGCGGGGCATGTCATGCATTGTTTTAAGAATCAAATATGATCGGTCGATCAGATTGGTTTAATCGGGAATAAGTGGCCTATCCGATCTTATttgacttaaaaaattaaatctctttCAACTCGGTCAAAATCAAGTTGGACCGGTGAATCGGGAATCGGGTTGATcccgattttttttatcctctcacttatttttaaaaaattaattattaattaattatttaataacatataaaacaattgtatataaaatattagttgtatattagttaataataacatttcttataataatatatagaatattagtattttaaatatatatttaatatatatattatttaattataaaatatatatgacaTTATCCGCTCGGACCACTCCGGTCTAATCGGTCGAAACCAACTGACCCATAACCCAATTAATAGATTGGTTCGTTCTCCGAtctgatttttaaaacattaatgttgtgAGCCACCATAACCCAATTAATAGATTGGTTCGTTCTTCGAtctgatttttaaaacattgatgTCGTGAGCCACATAGATAAGAGTGTTTAATTGGAAATGTCAACTCAATCAAATAactataagataaatttataatttataattacttgcATTTAATTAACTGAGTTTAATTTATACAAGAAATTTTTCAAGGTGAAGATGgcaacattttattatttcttgtattttctcatttcttgaagtatttatttatattaatttcttatGCACGTGCATTAAGTATGCCATGGCTTGGATTTACccactaaaataattacaatttatgaaaatccaataaaataaaactaataatatttaatcttataaaataatttatgcatTGACATTGATTTTAACAATTACTAGACATATTAATTATTCCATTCTGTAAAATTgctaatttaaattattttataaaagtaaatatcactatttgaaaaataaacagATACAATTAGCGGACAGGTTTCCAAATTGGAGGGGCGGGGCCCAACATCGGAGACGTCACCCACAAAGACGGTCGCATCGTTAAAAAAGGAGGCTCTGTCAGTCTGTCACGAAGGAGACGGAGAAGCCAACGGCTGGCCAATAAGACATCGTCGCAGCGCCAGCGGGCAGTTGCTGATAAAGTAACCTCGCTGCTGTTCTACGCTGCGGTACGATGTGCGGTTTAATCGTGTTATCTAGTACGTGTCGAACAGGGGATGGTTGCACCTTGAACGATGGATTCAGTTACAAGCACGTGGAGAGGGCAACAATAAACATAATGTTGCTAGCAGCTGCCAACTGGCTACATcaaagcaaaattttatttgcaaCCACAAGCGCGTGCATCCATGCCAATCAACCATCTTGCTTGTCAAGCGTGTGCATCGACTTTCTCATCCATTATCATCACAGTCACTTTTTCAAATaagtaaattaatataaaatagtataaaattattaatatttttaaaaattaaaataatttcttaatattatcaaatagcatatatttatataatttttatttaaaaataacataatttataacatcataaacatcgatcactagttaaatcacataatttatatatattacgaaaaaattaaatcacataatttacataaatgagtgatgaattaaaaatataaaattaattaaaaaataaaaaatattcttctttGAAGCCCTAAACCCTCGGGTTCGGGGCCTGGGAAATATCCCGAAACGTGGGATTCAGGCGATTTAGGGTTCTCCAAATTCCAGGATTCGTGACATTCCCCAGCCCCCAAATCCTAAAATTCGAGagattaaaagaattttgaatctATAAATTCggagaaaatcaattctcccaAACCTAGAGATTTAAGAGAATTGACTTCTCCTCTCTTGAACCTGAGGTTTAGgaggtatatatattttttatattataatatatatgtatagttataattatatataattataattatatataattataattatacatataatatatatgtatatatataataatttttttatttttttataaaatatagttataatatatataattttaatttttaatattaataactcaATCTGATCCGAATTTCACTATACAAATTAGGTAAGTTAGGAGAACCTTTACTCCTGAAGGGCGAGATTCGGGGAACCCCAAACCCCCTGAATTTCGTTGTTCGGGGGGTTAAGGGTTCCCTAACCACGGGATGAGGGGTTTCTCGAACCCCTAACTGAAGGGCATTTTTTGCAATTTCAGGGAGCTCTAGGGTGGGCAAGGCAAGCGAAGTAGGCAACGACGAGAGGTCGGTGGTGGTCTATGAGAGTggtctgaagaagaagaataacaagGTTTGATGCGTGAAGAAGGAGAATAGGGAAAAGACCAGGGTTTGATGCGAAGAAGAACAACTTAAATGCGCATAGGGTGTGTTTTTTGAGGAATGGTTATTTGAAGGGTATATTTGgtatataaattattagaaaaagTAATAAATGTGGCTGccaatattaaaatttaatattttacctaTAGTGATTGTGAAAAGCAAAAGTTATGgttgcaaataaaattttccaACATCAAATAGATAAACGCACGAACTGACCATAAAGTCCTCGCATggatggataattttttttatcatttatataaaaaaaatatttttttttacaaaacctcccttttaacaatttttttttaaagaaattaaatttacatatgaaaaaataatctaattggATTAATCTTGAAAATAGAGATAAATATAATCTAATCCAAGAGATAAAACTAATTTAATCTAAATTCAAACTTAAATCAttaagttgatatatatatatataaagaattaATATAATACCAACTCTTTGAATACCATCCATTtgatattgattttatttttcttaaaatttgtgCTTCAATTGATGGATAAACTCATTGGTTTACTaacaacataaaagaaaaaaagaaaaagacatgAAATTACTTTAAGCCAAAggcttaaattattttaagtcaAAGACAAAATTATTCTAATTGATGGATAAACTTATCGCtttagttattattataatcgTTGCTGACAAATTGGAATAAACATTAATTTTGCTATAATTTTCTATGTTGGGCCGTTATGACTCTAATTGACCTTGCTTGTAGTAATGGTCAAAATTAATGGGCCGACCACAGACTCCTCTTTGGAAgctttgaaacataaaataacCCATATTTAGGACACGTTGACAAAATgcattacattaaaaaaatgttatacaCGTGGCCTTTTAATTTTGGTTTGATTAAAGGTGtcaatcctttttttttttcaaatttatctattacatgtaattttatattcaaattaatataGTTTAGTATGAGAAAACTTTAATAAGATATTCCTCTGatcatgtaaaattttattataaactaCAATTCTAACTCAATTCGAATagtataatttagtaattagaGAACTATTAGAGATGGGTTGTGAAAATTTGGCTCCaataaattatgattaatttttttctattattatttgagtCAAAAACTCAATTCATGTTTAAGTGCGACACTTATATCCAATACTattttattggaaaaaaaatcacatgaGAATTTAATATAACACATTATCTATACTTGGTGAAATGACTTATAATTGccttttgttataattacatATCAATAGGCTTAACCCTTCATAAATGCATTTTGCTGCATTAAATACTGATGAACTGTTATTCATCCCTTCCCAATTATGTTTCCATGTGTTGGTGTGTAGCAAAAAAAATATGCTTCCGCCTAAATCACTCAAATCAAATTTACTTAAATTGTGATTTTTCATCGAAGTGATTGGTGATGATTTGGactgttaaaaaaaataatcttgaTGGTtgatttaaatttgataatttaataaatcaatatataaaatcgatCCTCTATGCTCTttaattgaaattcaaaactCTTATAATGACTAATTCTTGATGGTTATTGTAGTTTAGATGCATTGATAgataaaatgttttttaatttgaaacattatgtgttttgtaattttgatattcaatttattgtaaaaaatataaaataacacttaaataacataatttaaaataatatcatttaaaacatttttactCAAGAACAATCTTATTTCATTTCGTGGATTAGAaatcatatttgattttggGTCGTTGGAAAGATGGATGCTATCATCATTGAATCAAATGCACCATGAGAGAGACTCACCAATTCTAGGGCAAGGCAAAAAACTAAGCAATGTTACCGTAAATATAGTAGAATGATGAAAGAATTCTTGAAAGTCAATGGGGTAAATGAAAAACAAGATCTTAAAAATTAAGGaagtaaatgaaaataattggcCCTCTTGCTCCAACGAGGCTAGCTTATGGCCGCTTGCTATGCATAAATATAATTTGGGACAAAGGGGCTTGACGATACCTTTAAGGCACATCAAGAATTAtttacaacaatttaaatgacttTTTGAGTACAAGATAAGCAAAAGAGTGCCAAACTAGCCCCGTAAAGCCTAACGTTATGGATGGGATAGGGGCTGGGCAGTACTCATTCTGCACATGATAattttttaccctttttttacTAGCAAGAAGGAAAAACTGAAGGGATTGCATCCACACCACACCACAAAGCCACAAGGAATTGATATAAGCAGTCCACACTTGTATTATAGATAATCCCATCAGAGCACCAGAGCAAGGGAACTAATGAGTATTATGAAATTGTCTCGCAAAATAGGGTTCCTAAGATTCCGACCAATATAAGTAATGATACAGGATACGTGTACACACGCCAACACACACCATACAGCTTCCCATCACACCAAAACGGTTCTTACAACAAGCCAAACGATCTAGAAGCAACAATACAAATAGGACTTACCTCATTCTGCAGACAAATTATCATATTGCCACGGGTTGAATTCTGTTGACCTGACATCGTCCTCATCTGTTTTACTTGAGCGATCTATTGCAGCCCGATATTCAGTATATTTACCATTGTACTGGTACACTTCCAAGTCTCCCCAAGGGGTAGGCTTAATTTCATCCGTGAGATCAAACCACCTTGGGGCAAACTGATGGCCTTTAGCTTCCCGATGCCTCTTTTCAGTTCTCTGCCTCTCCTCCAGGCTACAAGTGAACAATAAATGGTATGTGAACATCGTAAAGAGCTAAGGATAGTATGTCTGTGTGTGCGTGggtgggagaaagagagagagagagttgagcaCTTAAATTTCATGAATTCTTTCCCTCGTCCGAGGAAAGTAGTTTGCTCCTGTGCACCCTAAGAATTGGAGCCAGATATAGCTTGCACAGGGTGAACCCTCACACCAAGGAATGATTATTagattttctaataaaacagaaaaaaattttgaagtaCCCAAATAAGTTTACTAGAGGACCTCACTATCTTTCGACATCGTTACCAAGCTAAGACAGCAGAAAATTCCTGAACCCACCATTTATATTTCCAAGTATGACGTTCTCACAACAAATTTGTTATGGATCCTAAGTACTTTAAGAACCTTATGACATTGGTGTAAGAAGATGCCAACACCACAAGTTCACCAACCAATTTTTGTAAAGCCATGCAAACTGAAATTCATGCACCCACCATCCACATTACAAAGCAACTTCAAACACGATTGGGAGATGATCAGCATGTAAGAATAAAAAGAGATGTGCACAATGATCCGTGGTGGGAAATTATGTTAGCTAATCCTTTACCAGGCATTTATCATGATAGTTGATGACATAGGATATCATTCAGGTCCCTCAGTCAGATGTCAACACATCAAGAGTTTAAACAATACTCTATCAGCTCATGTGCAACTGTTGGTCACTTGGTTTCACCACATGATGAGGAATCTAGGCTGCAGCGTTTTGACAATTAAAAAACAAATCTACTTTCGAAGAGGGCCAATATTCTGTTCGCTTTATTTATTAGTCTTTCACACTGTAAAATAATTAAGTAGATATGCATCGAATGAGCTCATGAATGCATATAACAGCAAGCaaacacacagagagagagagagagagagagagacctgctCTTCTCTGCACCAGCTTTGGATAGATCACCCTTCTCAAGTGCATATCTATCAGGACGAAGACGAGAATCTGATGCCAACAACTTCTTTGGAGCAGTGTCGATGCTGTTTATTTTATGTGCAAAATATGTGTACTGGAATTTGTCATTTGCTGGGGCATCAGCAAGTCGCCAAACCTGTAGAAATTCGAGTTAGCTTGTTTAGCTAAACTAAAACCCAGGTAGTTAGGCactacaacaacaatcacaagcctttatcccattgGGTAGAGTCAGTTACATGATTTCTAGTCTCTTATCTCTTACCCACGGATATATTCTTTATAAGGTTATATCCTATGTCATGTTTAAAGATTTTCCACCAATTTTTCTTTTGGTCTACCTCTCCCTGTTTTTCTACAAATTTTATCCATTTCATTCACTCATCTCACTGGTGCTTTTCTTGGTCTTTTTCTCATGTCCAAGCCGTAATAATCATTATAATCTCAGAGGAATATTGTCCATGTGTTTATTCACACTGCATAACTTCTTAATTATTATAGTCTCCTGTTCTCTTTAGAAAGTAGTATTTTGATGCAGAGGAGTCCTGTACAAATTATATAATTCTGTTTTTACAATCATTCATATGGGTTCAGTTCTTCATTTACTTCCACCCCACCATGAATTATCCATTGAAAAGCCACCAGAACATAATTACATTTCCTCTATTTAAAACTTTGCAAATGCCCCTACTCCCTATAACTTTGAAACGGAAACTTTAATTTCAGAATTAGCTTATTCAGAATAAAAAATGCTTCTGTAGATAGACATCAGGCAccctctcttttatttttatgtttcattcatcaacaattatttttcctttttggttctGAAGTAAAA
This genomic stretch from Diospyros lotus cultivar Yz01 chromosome 1, ASM1463336v1, whole genome shotgun sequence harbors:
- the LOC127813479 gene encoding telomere repeat-binding protein 5-like isoform X2, with translation MVLKRLSYGFIGYQVPPVPKATRSARRRGSFRTKFDDNQMCPIELLITAAGMLERDRSPGSRKTLTGKELLTIVKDPVKKEQLDEDDPSKAATCNQGRCDSGFFVSKLVSQISVQNHSSEESSHARNDDCSGLASAITSDCSEKVISAEKLVDAKKRKIQLGSFGNRVEVASSGYVEHCDCTLEDDSKKQIKREVLKTRNTLISIGPDICSLDNMEVQDRKATARVSVDSSLKFPLSTDRIHIGSFPACRDDVKLDFRDDDENSSGYIQPITTTKAFWSPPRSGNRRIRKLLASKYWKVNHKLKGKECFNADSETKPSYHYRKNCYRRQRSQRDYPLKKRKLYHRSWVTNPDGGSRDIHSSSGIEFSCDASGSDTRMHGASGTSACVADTPSQARGSHVKLRIKSFKVPELFIEVPETASVGSLKRMVMEAVTAILGGGLQVGVLLQGKNIRDDNKTLLETGVFCDEKLDTLGFSLEPNPPQAPSTLCEKDHHLLLACNAPQSLTRYPPAPTVAHDVVHQRTADVLSDPPMINLGNFIESDHDLAPSPPDMSLDKSPVDCKALVAIPAMKVEALAAVPMRKSKRSEAMQRRIRRPFSVSEVEALVQAVEKLGTGRWRDVKLRAFDNSKHRTYVDLKDKWKTLVHTARISPQQRRGEPVPQELLDRVLTAHAYWTQHQAKQQHKHQSETCL
- the LOC127813479 gene encoding telomere repeat-binding protein 5-like isoform X4, with product MLERDRSPGSRKTLTGKELLTIVKDPVKKEQLDEDDPSKAATCNQGRCDSGFFVSKLVSQISVQNHSSEESSHARNDDCSGLASAITSDCSEKVISAEKLVDAKKRKIQLGSFGNRVEVASSGYVEHCDCTLEDDSKKQIKREVLKTRNTLISIGPDICSLDNMEVQDRKATARVSVDSSLKFPLSTDRIHIGSFPACRDDVKLDFRDDDENSSGYIQPITTTKAFWSPPRSGNRRIRKLLASKYWKVNHKLKGKECFNADSETKPSYHYRKNCYRRQRSQRDYPLKKRKLYHRSWVTNPDGGSRDIHSSSGIEFSCDASGSDTRMHGASGTSACVADTPSQARGSHVKLRIKSFKVPELFIEVPETASVGSLKRMVMEAVTAILGGGLQVGVLLQGKNIRDDNKTLLETGVFCDEKLDTLGFSLEPNPPQAPSTLCEKDHHLLLACNAPQSLTRYPPAPTVAHDVVHQRTADVLSDPPMINLGNFIESDHDLAPSPPDMSLDKSPVDCKALVAIPAMKVEALAAVPMRKSKRSEAMQRRIRRPFSVSEVEALVQAVEKLGTGRWRDVKLRAFDNSKHRTYVDLKDKWKTLVHTARISPQQRRGEPVPQELLDRVLTAHAYWTQHQAKQQHKHQSETCL
- the LOC127813479 gene encoding telomere repeat-binding protein 5-like isoform X1 gives rise to the protein MVLKRLSYGFIGYQVPPVPKATRSARVNILDFTCQAINHRRGSFRTKFDDNQMCPIELLITAAGMLERDRSPGSRKTLTGKELLTIVKDPVKKEQLDEDDPSKAATCNQGRCDSGFFVSKLVSQISVQNHSSEESSHARNDDCSGLASAITSDCSEKVISAEKLVDAKKRKIQLGSFGNRVEVASSGYVEHCDCTLEDDSKKQIKREVLKTRNTLISIGPDICSLDNMEVQDRKATARVSVDSSLKFPLSTDRIHIGSFPACRDDVKLDFRDDDENSSGYIQPITTTKAFWSPPRSGNRRIRKLLASKYWKVNHKLKGKECFNADSETKPSYHYRKNCYRRQRSQRDYPLKKRKLYHRSWVTNPDGGSRDIHSSSGIEFSCDASGSDTRMHGASGTSACVADTPSQARGSHVKLRIKSFKVPELFIEVPETASVGSLKRMVMEAVTAILGGGLQVGVLLQGKNIRDDNKTLLETGVFCDEKLDTLGFSLEPNPPQAPSTLCEKDHHLLLACNAPQSLTRYPPAPTVAHDVVHQRTADVLSDPPMINLGNFIESDHDLAPSPPDMSLDKSPVDCKALVAIPAMKVEALAAVPMRKSKRSEAMQRRIRRPFSVSEVEALVQAVEKLGTGRWRDVKLRAFDNSKHRTYVDLKDKWKTLVHTARISPQQRRGEPVPQELLDRVLTAHAYWTQHQAKQQHKHQSETCL
- the LOC127813479 gene encoding telomere repeat-binding protein 5-like isoform X3, producing the protein MCPIELLITAAGMLERDRSPGSRKTLTGKELLTIVKDPVKKEQLDEDDPSKAATCNQGRCDSGFFVSKLVSQISVQNHSSEESSHARNDDCSGLASAITSDCSEKVISAEKLVDAKKRKIQLGSFGNRVEVASSGYVEHCDCTLEDDSKKQIKREVLKTRNTLISIGPDICSLDNMEVQDRKATARVSVDSSLKFPLSTDRIHIGSFPACRDDVKLDFRDDDENSSGYIQPITTTKAFWSPPRSGNRRIRKLLASKYWKVNHKLKGKECFNADSETKPSYHYRKNCYRRQRSQRDYPLKKRKLYHRSWVTNPDGGSRDIHSSSGIEFSCDASGSDTRMHGASGTSACVADTPSQARGSHVKLRIKSFKVPELFIEVPETASVGSLKRMVMEAVTAILGGGLQVGVLLQGKNIRDDNKTLLETGVFCDEKLDTLGFSLEPNPPQAPSTLCEKDHHLLLACNAPQSLTRYPPAPTVAHDVVHQRTADVLSDPPMINLGNFIESDHDLAPSPPDMSLDKSPVDCKALVAIPAMKVEALAAVPMRKSKRSEAMQRRIRRPFSVSEVEALVQAVEKLGTGRWRDVKLRAFDNSKHRTYVDLKDKWKTLVHTARISPQQRRGEPVPQELLDRVLTAHAYWTQHQAKQQHKHQSETCL